A genomic region of Zea mays cultivar B73 chromosome 6, Zm-B73-REFERENCE-NAM-5.0, whole genome shotgun sequence contains the following coding sequences:
- the LOC100277145 gene encoding uncharacterized protein LOC100277145, protein MASSSAFALDFLRRLLCARSAGDRPDAAARHTCAPETDDEPTRSPCIVARLMGLDAMPPEASHAQPPRTPLLRRSRSAEGSPRQCEWDRDNTQPPLAVRASASLRERPAYLRQESDEFLLLSFSPDDPDPDPDRERDVREELEFLLAATAATRRGGRARSGAPGGKRGRNGRRRRLRFAGDDEAESLSPACAGLRRWADCDAHYSSPVSVLEAHDESSTTTTTSSSLDEVEHAEPCSAASDEPQTTLEHQNSSRKLHLHPPDLDQPGTPSPPRSSCHVSRCSDSERRRRSRRAVSEDEEVVTPDVSVAWQPVCRLVEEGLRSTEWPSTRDGADVVVVAEIECGVLDHLVRETVDELLRGASGTARAQRPLPLRPVSKTQLGGWQERSDRTSDRMMLLNEREVRFVCCETLKCDRSLV, encoded by the exons ATGGCGTCGTCCTCCGCGTTCGCGCTCGACTTCCTGCGGcgcctcctctgcgcgcgcagcgccggCGACCGTCCAGACGCCGCCGCACGCCACACGTGCGCGCCGGAGACGGACGACGAGCCCACGAGGAGCCCCTGCATTGTGGCCAGGCTCATGGGCCTGGACGCGATGCCGCCGGAGGCTTCGCACGCCCAGCCCCCGCGGACGCCGCTGCTGCGGCGCAGCCGCTCCGCGGAGGGCTCGCCGCGTCAGTGCGAGTGGGACCGGGACAACACGCAGCCGCCGCTGGCGGTCCGGGCGTCCGCGTCGCTGCGGGAGAGGCCGGCGTACCTGCGGCAGGAGAGCGACGAGTTCCTGCTCCTCAGCTTCAGCCCCGATGACCCGGACCCGGACCCGGACCGGGAGCGCGACGTCCGGGAGGAGCTCGAGTTCCTGCTCGCCGCCACGGCGGCCACGAGGCGCGGCGGGCGGGCGAGGTCGGGCGCGCCGGGGGGTAAGCGGGGGCGGAACGGGCGCCGCCGCAGGCTGCGGTTCGCCGGCGACGACGAGGCGGAGTCGCTGTCCCCGGCCTGCGCCGGCCTCCGCAGGTGGGCGGACTGCGACGCGCACTACTCCAGCCCCGTGTCTGTGCTGGAGGCGCACGACGAGtcgtccaccaccaccaccacatcGTCTTCCTTGGATGAGGTGGAGCACGCGGAGCCCTGCTCCGCTGCCTCAG ATGAACCTCAGACAACACTGGAACATCAGAACTCAAGCAGGAAGCTGCACCTGCACCCCCCGGACCTCGACCAGCCGGGCACGCCGTCGCCACCGCGAAGCTCCTGCCACGTCTCGAGATGCTCAGACagcgagaggaggaggaggagcaggagaGCGGTGAGCGAGGACGAGGAGGTGGTCACGCCGGACGTGTCCGTCGCCTGGCAGCCGGTCTGCAGGCTGGTCGAGGAAGGTCTGAGGAGCACGGAGTGGCCGTCGACGCGGGACGGCGCggacgtcgtcgtcgtcgccgagaTAGAGTGCGGCGTCCTGGACCACCTCGTGCGTGAGACCGTGGACGAACTCCTCCGGGGAGCGTCTGGAACCGCACGGGCGCAGCGTCCTCTCCCACTCCGACCCGTCTCGAAGACACAGCTGGGTGGGTGGCAAGAACGTTCGGACAGGACGAGCGATCGGATGATGCTACTGAACGAGCGAGAGGTTAGATTCGTATGCTGTGAAACTCTCAAATGCGACCGTAGTCTGGTCTAG